One Thermodesulfobacteriota bacterium DNA segment encodes these proteins:
- a CDS encoding pyridoxal phosphate-dependent aminotransferase, with protein MGKERFILGWEGGGGPEFLHGLYSGRVRAVMESPHGMWNYMSYRDAIGILGLDAGEIYEGGRIDLDPRTWADFGWMTCFAGPPKSAVEAMRENTTRENVNPYSPDLISPLRDAAAGIKFRRPRGESFEVIGVEGSQAAISYTLETFIDPGDEVIITDPGYFHFTSSILMAGGVPVRIPLGVENGFRMNPAEVEGRITPLTKAIIVCDPLNPFGTVQKKEELLALAEIADAKGIIIINDITHGTHRVEPRSLHIPMSSLHGETGTDHVVSTFSVSHGYGMAGVRIGFLAGHPDVMRACLTAKVALTRINTNLIAQHGALAAIKDKGYVAESEEIIRRNFGLVKKIVSENPGVSVPAGPEYGFSMVLDVSGAGVTAQELTVALFKRRVAVYPGDGLGDVGATDYIRLNISRPDTWAFSHLAESLPEAIAEARAGNYREGVIKFFESRQSERAREIVRRIKRQG; from the coding sequence ATGGGAAAGGAAAGGTTCATACTTGGATGGGAGGGGGGAGGCGGCCCGGAGTTCCTTCACGGTTTGTATTCCGGGAGGGTGAGGGCGGTCATGGAGAGCCCCCACGGGATGTGGAACTACATGTCCTACAGGGACGCGATCGGTATCCTCGGCCTGGACGCTGGGGAGATATACGAGGGCGGCCGCATAGACCTCGACCCCAGGACATGGGCGGATTTCGGATGGATGACCTGCTTCGCCGGGCCGCCTAAGAGCGCTGTCGAGGCGATGCGCGAGAATACTACGAGGGAGAACGTGAACCCCTATTCCCCCGACCTTATAAGCCCGCTCAGGGACGCGGCCGCCGGGATAAAGTTCCGCCGCCCGAGGGGAGAGTCCTTCGAGGTAATCGGGGTCGAGGGCAGCCAGGCGGCGATATCATACACGCTCGAGACCTTCATCGATCCCGGCGACGAGGTGATTATCACGGACCCCGGATATTTCCACTTCACCTCGTCGATACTGATGGCGGGCGGCGTGCCCGTGAGGATACCGCTCGGCGTGGAGAACGGCTTCCGCATGAATCCGGCCGAAGTCGAAGGGCGGATCACGCCGCTGACGAAGGCGATAATAGTCTGCGATCCGCTCAACCCTTTCGGCACGGTGCAGAAGAAGGAAGAGCTCCTCGCGCTCGCGGAAATAGCGGATGCTAAGGGGATAATCATAATAAACGACATAACGCACGGCACGCACAGGGTCGAGCCCCGCTCGCTTCACATTCCGATGAGCTCTCTTCACGGGGAGACGGGTACCGACCACGTGGTCTCCACGTTCAGCGTATCCCACGGATACGGCATGGCGGGCGTGAGGATCGGGTTCCTCGCCGGCCACCCGGACGTGATGAGGGCATGCCTCACGGCGAAGGTCGCGCTCACGAGGATAAACACGAACCTCATCGCACAGCACGGGGCGCTTGCCGCTATAAAAGACAAGGGCTATGTCGCGGAATCTGAAGAGATAATCAGGCGGAACTTCGGACTCGTAAAAAAAATAGTCTCTGAGAACCCCGGGGTGTCTGTCCCGGCCGGGCCCGAATACGGTTTCTCGATGGTGCTCGACGTCTCGGGCGCGGGCGTTACCGCTCAGGAGCTGACGGTCGCGCTCTTCAAGCGCAGGGTCGCGGTCTATCCGGGAGACGGCCTGGGCGACGTCGGGGCTACTGACTACATAAGGCTCAACATATCGAGGCCCGATACGTGGGCGTTCTCGCACCTGGCGGAATCGCTTCCCGAGGCGATCGCGGAAGCGCGCGCCGGCAATTACAGGGAGGGCGTCATAAAATTTTTCGAGAGCAGGCAGAGCGAGCGCGCGCGTGAAATAGTGCGGAGGATAAAGCGACAGGGATGA
- a CDS encoding DUF2877 domain-containing protein: protein MRTSQSIDTVSLEAESIGEKALKVLGKKGGRLEIHSVFDHAVYIAAGKNRLVKLIRNKDFLSPYSILIKQDGAAPMSSFGFEKRARVSYLGGCLASGDGPLRVDLSRAHIYRKEKLRESLAGVESAALNLRILRDVIYTHPGREGLVPLLENVELRGPMKLFLEPLGGGVAETARPHIERLMWGLYAGDPAAVADNAGAILGLGPGLTPSCDDFLAGLFLSLGFAGKSFYGNGDGRARFFKKAGDEMLKMAEKKTTVYSVCLIGDARRGEGPRAATDLIKSLLTGSPEETAASAKILLGMGATTGADIAVGIYYGVRFLNSLREAEALYETA, encoded by the coding sequence ATGAGAACGTCGCAAAGTATTGATACAGTTTCGCTCGAAGCGGAATCGATTGGGGAGAAGGCGTTAAAGGTCCTCGGGAAAAAAGGGGGACGGCTTGAAATCCACAGTGTTTTCGACCACGCGGTCTATATTGCCGCCGGAAAGAACAGACTTGTAAAACTGATACGAAATAAAGATTTCTTAAGCCCGTATTCTATACTCATTAAACAGGACGGAGCCGCGCCTATGAGCTCTTTCGGCTTCGAGAAGAGGGCGCGCGTGTCGTACCTCGGCGGCTGTCTCGCCTCAGGCGACGGCCCCTTGCGCGTGGACCTCTCCCGCGCGCATATATACAGGAAGGAAAAACTTAGAGAATCCCTAGCCGGTGTGGAATCGGCCGCGCTCAATCTGAGGATACTGCGCGACGTCATTTACACTCACCCAGGGAGGGAAGGGCTCGTACCGCTCCTCGAAAACGTCGAGCTTAGAGGGCCGATGAAGCTCTTTCTGGAGCCACTCGGGGGCGGCGTGGCGGAGACGGCGAGGCCCCACATAGAGAGGCTCATGTGGGGGTTATATGCGGGCGACCCCGCGGCCGTGGCCGATAACGCGGGCGCGATACTCGGCCTTGGGCCCGGGCTCACCCCTTCGTGCGACGATTTCCTGGCGGGTCTCTTTCTGAGTCTCGGTTTCGCGGGGAAATCTTTTTACGGAAACGGGGACGGCCGCGCGCGGTTCTTTAAAAAAGCCGGAGACGAGATGCTGAAAATGGCCGAGAAAAAAACGACTGTTTACAGCGTTTGTCTGATCGGCGACGCCCGGAGAGGGGAAGGGCCGCGGGCCGCGACGGACCTCATAAAAAGCCTCCTCACGGGCTCGCCCGAAGAAACCGCTGCGTCGGCGAAAATACTGCTTGGCATGGGAGCTACGACCGGGGCGGACATCGCCGTTGGTATCTATTACGGGGTAAGGTTTCTCAATTCCTTGCGCGAAGCGGAGGCGCTTTATGAGACCGCTTGA
- a CDS encoding MSMEG_0565 family glycosyltransferase, translated as MRPLDVALLTYSTKPRGGVVHTLSLAESLARLGHSARVYSLSSGGSEFFRRVDVPHTLIPCPEKEYGGMDEKIRDYINIYTEYLSTHRTAHDIFHAEDCISANALLNLRESGLIDSFVRTVHHLDDFTSESLVECQLKSVLEPDHVITVSRAWERELSSAYSVPSTVINNGVDTRKYRPLPDGESKDACKEKFSLSGKRVMLSIGGIEPRKNTLTSLRAFYAARKHFHSKGETLVWVIGGGETLFDYRSYRDEFFSEAGRLGLVTGEDILIPGSVSEDSIPALYNAADVFVFPSVKEGWGLVVLEALASGVPVIASGIEPMTEYLRDGLNSLLVSPMDHEAIASRIIELSDDGELTTRLARKGRETAEEYSWENAALGHVTFYSGILNDVWRGEIEAGRVKRWR; from the coding sequence ATGAGACCGCTTGACGTGGCGCTCCTCACGTATTCGACGAAGCCCAGGGGCGGGGTCGTCCATACGCTGTCGCTTGCCGAAAGCCTCGCCCGCCTCGGGCACAGCGCGCGCGTGTACTCGCTCTCCTCAGGGGGGAGCGAATTTTTCAGGCGCGTGGACGTGCCCCATACGCTCATACCGTGCCCTGAGAAGGAATACGGAGGCATGGACGAAAAGATAAGGGACTACATTAATATTTATACGGAATATCTTTCAACTCATCGCACTGCACACGACATATTCCACGCGGAGGACTGCATTTCGGCGAACGCGCTCCTTAACCTGAGAGAGAGCGGGCTTATCGACTCCTTCGTGAGGACCGTGCACCACCTTGACGACTTCACCTCCGAATCGCTCGTAGAGTGCCAGCTTAAGAGCGTCCTCGAGCCCGACCACGTAATCACGGTGAGCAGGGCGTGGGAGAGGGAGCTCTCGTCCGCGTATTCGGTCCCCTCGACCGTCATCAACAACGGCGTCGATACGCGTAAATACCGCCCGCTCCCGGACGGGGAATCGAAAGACGCGTGCAAGGAGAAATTCTCTCTCTCCGGCAAGAGGGTGATGCTGAGCATAGGGGGCATAGAGCCGAGGAAGAACACGCTAACGTCGCTGAGAGCGTTCTATGCGGCGAGGAAGCACTTTCACAGCAAAGGCGAAACGCTCGTGTGGGTGATAGGAGGCGGGGAGACGCTCTTTGACTACAGGTCTTACAGGGACGAGTTTTTCTCGGAGGCGGGGAGGCTCGGCCTCGTCACGGGGGAGGATATATTGATCCCGGGCAGCGTTTCCGAAGACTCGATCCCTGCCCTCTACAACGCGGCCGACGTCTTCGTATTCCCTTCCGTTAAAGAGGGCTGGGGGCTCGTCGTTCTCGAGGCGCTCGCTTCCGGCGTGCCCGTTATCGCTTCGGGCATAGAGCCCATGACCGAATATTTGAGGGACGGCCTGAATTCGCTCCTGGTTTCGCCCATGGACCATGAGGCTATAGCGTCACGTATAATAGAGCTCTCGGATGACGGGGAATTGACGACGAGGCTCGCGCGGAAGGGGAGGGAGACAGCGGAGGAGTACAGCTGGGAGAACGCGGCCCTGGGGCACGTCACTTTTTACAGCGGGATACTGAACGATGTATGGCGAGGTGAAATCGAGGCAGGCAGGGTGAAGAGATGGAGGTAA
- a CDS encoding MSMEG_0568 family radical SAM protein: MDSITLKVELQSYGLRIPDAKDVRSGGAGPTGGIHLKIVSGGEANIPVVGDFVRSSPYHLDRINGEYWIFKDGVAVAQVELMGGPRFHEHKTSAGIPMQRIGLLHCPTTFATTLLQTCDFWEDERRCKFCGIELTLKDRSTVGFKNAKSLVETLTLAKELDGITNVVFTSGVAPDEEKALAKYAEICREVKLATGLPIQLQIIPPEDLSWLGRLKEAGVDSLGVHIETFDPDVFRTVTPGKAGIGLDKYIAAWKEAVRVFGRWQVSTYILVGLGERLKTVIEGASLCAELGVYPFIVPFRPIAGTPMENSAPPKPEIMEYVYREAAKILSGYDIGVDKVSKAGCVSCGECSALHDFEKSLGAGRVRLTKFTKQ, translated from the coding sequence ATGGATTCAATAACCCTTAAGGTGGAGTTGCAGAGTTACGGGTTGAGGATTCCCGATGCGAAGGACGTCAGGAGCGGGGGCGCCGGCCCTACGGGCGGTATCCATCTCAAGATCGTGTCCGGCGGCGAGGCGAACATCCCGGTCGTCGGCGATTTCGTCCGCTCGTCTCCCTACCATCTCGACCGGATAAACGGGGAGTACTGGATATTCAAGGACGGCGTCGCCGTGGCGCAGGTGGAGCTTATGGGCGGGCCCAGGTTCCACGAGCACAAGACGTCGGCCGGCATCCCCATGCAGCGCATAGGGCTCCTCCACTGCCCTACGACGTTCGCGACTACACTGCTGCAGACGTGCGATTTCTGGGAAGACGAGAGGAGGTGCAAGTTCTGCGGCATCGAGCTCACCCTCAAGGACAGGAGCACTGTAGGATTCAAGAACGCGAAGAGCCTTGTCGAGACGCTCACTCTCGCAAAGGAGCTTGACGGTATAACGAACGTGGTTTTTACCTCGGGCGTTGCCCCCGACGAGGAGAAGGCGCTCGCGAAATACGCGGAGATATGCCGCGAGGTGAAGCTGGCGACAGGCCTCCCCATACAGCTCCAGATTATACCGCCCGAAGACCTCTCGTGGCTGGGGAGGCTGAAAGAGGCGGGCGTCGATTCGCTCGGCGTTCACATAGAGACTTTCGACCCCGACGTGTTCAGGACGGTCACGCCGGGGAAGGCCGGGATCGGGCTCGACAAATATATAGCCGCCTGGAAGGAAGCAGTCAGGGTCTTCGGGAGGTGGCAGGTCAGCACGTACATACTCGTCGGTCTCGGCGAAAGGCTCAAAACCGTTATCGAAGGAGCTTCTCTTTGCGCCGAGCTGGGCGTTTACCCGTTCATAGTCCCCTTCAGGCCTATCGCGGGCACGCCCATGGAGAACTCGGCTCCGCCGAAGCCCGAGATAATGGAATATGTCTACAGGGAGGCCGCGAAAATACTCTCCGGGTACGACATCGGAGTCGACAAGGTCAGCAAGGCGGGGTGCGTGAGCTGCGGCGAGTGCTCGGCGCTCCACGATTTTGAAAAATCCCTGGGCGCGGGCAGGGTCAGGCTCACGAAGTTTACGAAACAGTAG
- a CDS encoding class I SAM-dependent methyltransferase family protein produces the protein MRRNGSPGFEELLKPLPRYSLRSLYYGLVSLFLGTVGQLSDGIRTGWKYGFDSGVLMNYVYDNSPGGKFYIGRKLDEAFLNQVTCRAWRAVKEIQKNMILSYLSERDGRDTFIADMASGEADYLFDVLRQTGPGVRALLRDINETTLERSRRTASRLGVSQRVSFKRGDALDPESLRAAPEKPDLVIEAGLYGIIHDDALVRAHLAQLRDILNPDALLFNVQTQNPQIELIARVFRNQEGERCVWHLRPVEDVIGWAEEAGFREPRVTYDPYRIYAVVMMRS, from the coding sequence ATGCGTCGTAACGGGTCGCCCGGCTTTGAAGAGCTGCTGAAACCGCTTCCCCGGTATTCTCTCCGGAGCCTGTATTACGGCCTCGTCTCCCTGTTCCTCGGGACCGTGGGACAATTGTCGGACGGGATAAGGACGGGATGGAAATACGGGTTCGACTCCGGGGTGCTGATGAACTACGTGTACGACAACTCGCCCGGAGGGAAATTCTACATAGGCAGGAAGCTCGACGAAGCCTTCCTCAACCAGGTCACGTGCAGGGCGTGGAGGGCGGTCAAAGAGATACAGAAGAACATGATACTGAGCTACCTGTCGGAGCGGGACGGTAGGGACACGTTCATCGCGGACATGGCTTCGGGGGAAGCCGACTATCTCTTCGACGTGCTGAGACAGACAGGTCCCGGGGTGAGGGCGCTCCTCCGGGATATAAACGAGACGACGCTCGAGAGGAGCAGAAGGACGGCGAGCCGCCTCGGTGTCTCTCAGAGGGTTTCGTTCAAACGCGGGGACGCGCTCGACCCGGAGAGCCTTAGGGCGGCCCCGGAAAAACCGGACCTCGTTATAGAGGCGGGGCTTTACGGGATAATCCACGACGACGCCCTCGTGCGCGCGCACCTCGCGCAGCTCCGGGACATACTAAACCCGGACGCGCTGCTGTTCAACGTGCAGACGCAGAACCCCCAGATAGAGCTCATCGCGAGGGTCTTCAGGAACCAGGAAGGCGAGAGGTGCGTATGGCACCTCCGTCCGGTCGAGGATGTGATCGGCTGGGCGGAGGAGGCGGGGTTCAGGGAGCCCAGGGTCACGTACGACCCTTACCGCATATACGCGGTCGTGATGATGAGGAGCTGA
- a CDS encoding MSMEG_0572/Sll0783 family nitrogen starvation response protein, whose amino-acid sequence MAVDRVKADKPEKGKALVNYEEKLYPDHKAKPGEKALFLIHSVPYEGSVAGINMLTAIRTKKKGYDTTVLFYGPASGIPVYRGWPNVGDDGYGAGIQLYPNLVNRMLSEGINVLACRFSAAALLGQNESSFIEGVTPIHPTDILDIVIEHHRAGALIFSTWTV is encoded by the coding sequence ATGGCAGTAGACAGAGTAAAAGCGGATAAGCCCGAGAAGGGTAAAGCGTTGGTTAATTACGAGGAGAAGCTCTATCCGGACCACAAGGCGAAGCCGGGGGAGAAAGCCTTGTTCCTGATCCACTCGGTCCCTTACGAGGGGTCGGTCGCAGGCATCAACATGCTTACTGCGATAAGGACGAAGAAGAAGGGCTACGATACGACGGTGCTGTTCTACGGGCCTGCATCGGGCATCCCCGTTTACAGGGGCTGGCCGAACGTCGGGGACGACGGCTATGGCGCGGGCATACAGCTCTACCCGAACCTCGTCAACAGGATGCTGAGCGAAGGCATTAACGTGCTCGCATGCCGTTTCTCTGCCGCGGCTCTCCTCGGTCAGAACGAGTCGAGCTTCATAGAGGGCGTAACGCCGATCCACCCGACCGACATTCTCGACATAGTCATCGAGCACCACAGGGCGGGGGCTTTGATATTCAGCACGTGGACGGTATAA
- a CDS encoding OsmC family protein, translating into MEVKAFWRRKYQVDVRARQFSVLTDEPPDFSGEDAGMMPTELFLASVASCFCMAIIYVATKRRIEVDDMEVDVEGEKDVKNFVFTKLIVKVRSTVPARTLEALIEEARKYCFVSRTITNRCPIEFRVI; encoded by the coding sequence ATGGAGGTAAAGGCGTTCTGGAGGCGGAAGTACCAGGTGGACGTCAGGGCGCGGCAGTTCAGCGTGCTCACGGACGAGCCGCCCGATTTCAGCGGCGAGGACGCGGGCATGATGCCGACGGAGCTTTTCCTCGCGTCCGTAGCGTCCTGCTTCTGCATGGCTATCATATACGTGGCCACGAAGAGGCGGATCGAGGTGGACGATATGGAGGTGGACGTCGAGGGCGAGAAGGACGTGAAGAACTTCGTGTTCACGAAGCTCATCGTCAAGGTGAGGAGCACGGTCCCGGCCCGCACCCTCGAAGCGCTCATCGAAGAGGCGAGGAAATACTGTTTCGTGAGCAGGACGATCACAAACCGGTGCCCGATCGAATTCAGGGTCATATAG
- the arcC gene encoding carbamate kinase has translation MKAAVVAFGGNALMDHKGKSTYVEQIMKTDKMCRKLMGLFDMGYRVVITHGNGPQVGNFLMQQESLSSSIPPMPLDVCNAMTQGQIGYMIEQRLRNLFTEKKMSNPTVAFVTQVVVSENDPAFRNPTKFIGPFFNEEESDKLRKKEGWVMKEDSGRGFRRVVPSPRPIDIVEKREISEMADKGYVVIACGGGGIPVLRDRKGKLKGVAAVIDKDFAAQKLATLIGAEMLVLITPVDRVAVNFGKPEERYLTRITLEEAERYYAQGHFPPGSMGPKIEAAISFLRAGGKKAIITSAEKMDSALNGKGGTEITH, from the coding sequence ATGAAAGCAGCGGTAGTAGCCTTCGGCGGTAACGCGCTGATGGACCACAAAGGCAAAAGCACTTACGTAGAGCAGATAATGAAGACGGACAAGATGTGCAGGAAGCTGATGGGCCTATTCGACATGGGCTACAGGGTAGTGATAACCCACGGCAACGGCCCTCAGGTAGGGAACTTCCTCATGCAGCAGGAGTCTCTCTCATCGTCGATACCTCCGATGCCGCTCGACGTCTGTAACGCGATGACCCAGGGGCAGATCGGATACATGATAGAGCAGCGCCTCAGGAACCTGTTCACGGAGAAGAAGATGTCGAACCCGACCGTCGCGTTCGTGACGCAGGTCGTGGTATCGGAAAACGACCCGGCCTTCAGGAACCCGACGAAATTCATAGGACCCTTCTTCAACGAGGAGGAGAGTGATAAGCTCCGGAAGAAAGAAGGCTGGGTAATGAAAGAGGACTCGGGGCGCGGCTTCAGGCGCGTAGTCCCTTCGCCGAGGCCTATAGACATCGTGGAAAAGAGAGAGATATCGGAAATGGCGGACAAGGGATACGTCGTTATAGCATGCGGCGGGGGCGGCATCCCCGTGCTCAGGGACAGGAAGGGGAAGTTGAAAGGGGTGGCCGCGGTCATAGACAAGGACTTCGCCGCGCAGAAACTCGCGACGCTGATAGGAGCCGAGATGCTCGTCCTCATCACCCCTGTCGACAGGGTCGCCGTGAATTTCGGCAAGCCCGAGGAGAGATACCTGACGAGGATAACGCTCGAGGAGGCGGAGAGGTATTACGCCCAAGGGCATTTTCCGCCGGGGAGCATGGGGCCCAAGATCGAGGCCGCGATAAGCTTCCTCCGGGCGGGAGGAAAAAAGGCGATAATCACGTCCGCCGAGAAGATGGACTCCGCGCTTAACGGGAAGGGGGGGACCGAGATCACGCATTGA
- a CDS encoding FAD-dependent oxidoreductase, producing the protein MSSDNLRIIIIGGGAGGISAASTSKTVAPGASVTVFTEYEDVAYSPCGIPFVLGKEIPDFERLFLQTPEHYASIGIDLRLRTAVTGIDLKGRTVSVGAEKYPWDRLIIATGWEYDKPDIPGINLEGLHYIKNIRRAMEFDKLLDGVKKVVVVAATPLGIEISGNLAHRGIETHLVDEGAWLMSDVADPDIMEPVQKSLEEFGTIIHFGEKVLEFRGRDGKVSSVVTTGREIECDVAIIATHKKPNNRISREAGIEIGSTGGIVVDDHMRTSVKDVYAAGDCCEIIHGVTDIPIQGLSGSHAYSQGRVAGANAAGADRAYDPVFVPWGMVGGQVQMGGVSLGETLHKALGIPHIVAAATGISRARYYPGVSRIRVKLIADPVTHRVLGAQMSGGEGIKERADFLAFAIKRGATIEDFAWMENVYSPPIGALMEPIALAAQAGLAELAKNK; encoded by the coding sequence ATGAGCAGCGATAATTTGCGGATCATAATCATTGGAGGCGGCGCGGGAGGCATATCGGCCGCGTCGACGTCCAAGACCGTCGCTCCCGGCGCATCCGTTACGGTGTTCACGGAATACGAGGACGTGGCCTACAGCCCGTGCGGGATACCGTTCGTGCTGGGGAAGGAGATTCCCGATTTCGAGCGCCTCTTCCTCCAGACCCCGGAGCATTATGCTTCTATAGGAATAGACCTAAGGCTCAGGACGGCCGTCACCGGTATCGACCTCAAGGGCCGCACCGTGAGCGTCGGCGCCGAGAAATATCCGTGGGACCGGCTCATCATAGCGACGGGATGGGAATACGACAAGCCCGACATACCGGGAATAAACCTGGAGGGCCTACATTACATAAAAAACATAAGGCGCGCGATGGAGTTCGACAAGCTGTTAGACGGCGTCAAGAAGGTCGTCGTCGTCGCTGCGACTCCCCTAGGCATAGAGATCTCGGGCAACCTCGCCCACAGGGGGATCGAGACGCATCTGGTCGATGAGGGAGCCTGGCTGATGTCCGACGTGGCCGACCCCGACATCATGGAGCCCGTCCAGAAGTCGCTCGAGGAATTCGGCACCATAATCCACTTCGGCGAGAAGGTGCTCGAGTTCAGGGGAAGGGACGGGAAGGTGAGCTCGGTCGTCACGACGGGCCGCGAGATAGAGTGCGACGTGGCCATAATAGCGACCCACAAGAAGCCCAACAACCGCATATCGCGAGAAGCGGGGATCGAGATAGGCTCGACCGGGGGCATCGTGGTCGACGACCACATGCGCACCTCGGTCAAGGACGTTTACGCGGCAGGGGACTGCTGCGAGATCATACACGGAGTGACCGACATACCGATTCAGGGGCTTTCGGGGAGCCACGCGTATTCTCAGGGGCGGGTGGCTGGAGCAAACGCCGCGGGAGCCGACCGCGCGTACGACCCCGTATTCGTGCCCTGGGGGATGGTCGGGGGGCAGGTGCAGATGGGAGGGGTGTCGCTCGGGGAAACGCTCCACAAGGCGCTCGGCATACCGCATATAGTCGCGGCCGCAACGGGCATATCGAGGGCGAGGTATTACCCCGGCGTGAGCAGGATAAGGGTGAAGCTGATAGCGGACCCGGTGACGCACAGGGTTCTCGGAGCGCAGATGTCGGGAGGGGAGGGGATAAAGGAAAGGGCCGACTTCCTCGCGTTCGCAATAAAGCGCGGGGCCACGATCGAGGACTTCGCATGGATGGAGAACGTATATTCTCCCCCGATCGGCGCCCTAATGGAGCCGATCGCGCTCGCTGCTCAGGCGGGCCTCGCGGAGCTCGCGAAGAATAAGTGA
- a CDS encoding cysteine synthase family protein, producing MKVSEDVLSLIGDTPLVRVRKLARGLGSEICAKLEFYNPSGSFKDRVAKYIIDDAESRGLIKPGDLIVEATSGNMGVAFALVGAVRGYRCIFTLPETISKEKILAIRLFGAEVVLTPRGLPPSDERSCYKVAQRIAREKGGFYVNQYFNTLNPEAHYRTTGPEIWRDTGGGVDAVVCGIGTGGTITGIGRYLKEMNGEVRVIGVEPRGSVFRDYLEKGALVEAGEFSIEGIGKNFIPGVIDFNYIDDVIQVDEKSALETVEALVKSEGILAGDSSGAVMAGAIEYARTNGRKERIVVILPDSGLKYLSKFTAFL from the coding sequence ATGAAAGTATCGGAAGACGTGCTCAGTCTCATCGGCGACACGCCTCTTGTCCGCGTGCGGAAGCTCGCCCGCGGTCTCGGGAGCGAGATCTGCGCGAAGCTCGAGTTCTATAACCCGAGCGGGAGCTTCAAGGACAGGGTGGCGAAGTATATAATCGACGACGCCGAGTCGAGGGGCCTCATAAAACCGGGAGACCTGATAGTCGAGGCCACGTCGGGCAACATGGGGGTCGCCTTCGCGCTCGTGGGCGCGGTCAGGGGCTACAGGTGCATCTTCACGCTACCCGAGACGATAAGCAAGGAGAAGATACTCGCGATAAGGCTATTCGGGGCAGAGGTCGTGCTCACGCCGAGGGGCCTCCCGCCTTCTGACGAGAGGAGCTGTTACAAGGTGGCGCAGAGGATTGCGCGGGAGAAGGGAGGGTTCTACGTGAACCAGTATTTCAACACGCTCAACCCCGAGGCGCATTACAGGACTACGGGGCCCGAGATATGGAGGGACACGGGAGGGGGCGTCGACGCCGTCGTCTGCGGCATCGGGACGGGGGGGACGATCACGGGCATAGGGAGGTATCTCAAGGAAATGAACGGGGAAGTGAGGGTCATAGGCGTCGAGCCGCGGGGCTCGGTGTTCAGGGACTATCTCGAAAAGGGGGCGCTCGTCGAGGCGGGCGAGTTCAGCATAGAGGGCATAGGGAAGAATTTCATTCCGGGCGTGATCGACTTCAATTACATAGACGACGTGATACAGGTAGACGAGAAGTCAGCGCTCGAGACCGTCGAAGCCCTCGTAAAAAGTGAGGGCATACTCGCGGGCGATTCTAGCGGCGCCGTGATGGCGGGCGCGATAGAGTACGCGCGGACAAACGGGAGAAAGGAGCGCATAGTCGTCATACTCCCCGATTCGGGCCTCAAGTATCTCTCCAAATTCACGGCGTTTCTCTGA